Proteins encoded in a region of the Perca fluviatilis chromosome 8, GENO_Pfluv_1.0, whole genome shotgun sequence genome:
- the LOC120564411 gene encoding genetic suppressor element 1-like isoform X3: protein MPPGALAAVKRITSLLCMNHESKKSPPLGMISTATRTTATVSPISPLTNGNAVAQSANSGFAAALRKLAKQAEDPRGSALSGESSPVSSPATSHSSPVTTPKRGSLGPLLGQTRGHGVPSTPPVVTIAPTKTSNGLWRADGRQVESSVQGHSRERVGAENTQPQQDKRTPPHPLAHPFGLTTNSVMQDPRIQSLSLPGQMHPVVPSGAVPEEYLRALRPFATSEDLRLTSLPLSLDPAAAAHAAAAAAYYHPAYLHHPLSLPRYSLTGLPVSICPSVRHRMEESLCLSALRSQFYSVPAGGAFSPLHPSALHLHLPGGRYPGELNHTAALAERLQMENELRQREREQEREREKEREREAGLEREREREREREEERERELDRQKERQRERHQQMVRAAESHYLAELQARRAPLEDRARPGERLTPNRLDKTKDFEHPGFPAPKPLSLQPGLHSSRGSIPHPVPSLVPSHMGKHHAAAGGIHGALAAAMMTQRASEAAWLTRQRGQGQEREGPLEMGLRSPGKGAELRRDSHRTNSVHHKPGSKDLPPCLGAPPPLISPKGPHHPPAPPTTLWNPASLVDTPTDSRRKLNPPTPPSRPPPGLTRADRPPLSWGENLEEGGRGRGEGTERYTSLRGASLQEAGSWNKAEQDRAIQSLYHRHHVNNLHQRSCVPPSISGTYTDLVGRCQAASPSPAREQQGQPPDSMLVYDEVLQQHRRLLSKLDLEEKRRREARQGGYYYDLDESYDESDEEEVKAHLRRVTKQPPLQLDTSSEKVDFLRVCGLTTVAHRDELLARKRRKRRRMMRERSVSPPAVRGKRKASSPPTPTTPLTTPYSAEQMDSTAELDEKKDFLLMFNLSHVSPQQRRDKDRTEKLLRAIQRKTVTLDTLRYNPLPPCSSPPAPSTGDSSAPLPSQPNGHLYPDSPSPSPPYLHKPKHLPHNDTFKPSVDTNTACIPPPLAPHHEKAEFMEAQPNGRLQGLQNGVVASPQKKEPNPVQNGRNRPWERFTPEAFAQHFHQAVLQSTHNTLQNKGVSNCVPEAGMKADRSLLHNVTQLKSSPLNHAPQHAHVNGHHFHSLVASRDTLGPRENLSDEDEEESGQEEEEEEEMEENPRKWQGIEAIFEAYQEYVDEWSIERQVLHGQCKRLEAQNYNLTRTAEQLSLTMGELVSQRQNVREERERLQAQLEHFRRCLTLPNIHWGRGQVNGHTPR from the exons ATGCCGCCGGGCGCTTTAGCAGCAGTCAAGCGGATCACGTcgcttttgt gTATGAACCATGAGTCCAAAAAATCACCACCATTAGGAATGATCTCCACAGCAACTCGCACCACGGCTACTGTCAGTCCCATCAGCCCACTAACCAATGGGAACGCAGTTGCCCAATCTGCAAACTCTGGATTCGCTGCTGCCCTGCGTAAACTGGCTAAACAGGCCGAGGATCCCAGAG GTTCTGCCCTCAGTGGTGAGTCGTCCCCAGTCTCTTCCCCGGCCACCAGCCACAGTTCGCCCGTCACCACCCCTAAGCGGGGCTCATTAGGGCCCCTCCTGGGCCAGACCAGGGGCCACGGTGTCCCCAGCACCCCTCCAGTTGTCACTATTGCCCCCACCAAGACCAGCAACGGCCTGTGGAGGGCCGACGGACGACAG GTTGAGTCGAGTGTTCAGGGACACAGTAGGGAGCGGGTGGGTGCTGAGAACACCCAGCCACAACAGGATAAGAGGACTCCGCCTCACCCCCTGGCTCACCCCTTTGGCCTCACCACCAACTCTGTCATGCAGGACCCTAGAATACAGAGCCTTAG TTTGCCTGGGCAGATGCACCCTGTGGTACCCTCGGGTGCCGTCCCAGAGGAATACCTGAGAGCGCTCCGGCCCTTCGCCACCTCAGAAGACCTACGCCTGACCTCTCTACCCCTGAGTCTGGACCCTGCCGCTGCTGCCCacgctgcagctgctgctgcttacTATCATCCTGCCTACCTGCATCACCCGCTGTCCTTACCAAG ATATAGTCTGACTGGTTTGCCTGTGtccatctgtccatctgtcCGTCACAGGATGGAGGAGTCCCTGTGTCTTTCTGCGCTGCGGTCACAGTTCTACTCTGTGCCTGCAGGGGGCGCCTTCTCTCCTCTTCACCCCTCTGCCCTCCACTTGCACCTGCCTGGAGGCCGCTACCCAGGAGAACTAAACCACACAGCAGCGCTAGCTGAgag GCTACAGATGGAGAATGAGCTCCgccagcgagagagagagcaagagcgTGAACGAGAAAAAGAAAGGGAGCGCGAGGCAGGGCTGGAACGAGAgcgggagagggagagagagagggaagaggagcGGGAGAGAGAGCTGgacagacagaaggagaggcagagggagagacatcAGCAGATGGTCAGAGCGGCCGAGAGCCACTACCTGGCTGAGCTGCAGGCTCGGAGGGCACCACTGGAGGACAGGGCCAGGCCAGGGGAGAGGCTGACCCCGAACAGACTGG ATAAAACCAAGGACTTTGAGCACCCAGGTTTCCCAGCACCCAAACCTCTGTCACTGCAGCCTGGCCTTCACTCCTCCAGGGGCTCTATCCCACATCCTGTGCCCAGCCTGGTGCCTTCTCACATGGGGAAGCATCATGCTGCTGCTGGGGGGATCCATGGAGCTCTGGCAGCTGCCATGATGACTCAGAGGGCCAGCGAGGCGGCGTGGTTAACACGACAACGGGGGCAAGGGCAGGAGAGGGAGGGTCCGCTCGAGATGGGCCTCAGGTCACCTGGGAAAGGGGCGGAGCTAAGGAGAGACAGTCACAG AACCAATTCAGTCCATCACAAGCCAGGCAGCAAAGATCTACCTCCATGCCTCGGTGCTCCACCTCCCCTTATCTCCCCTAAAGGTCCCCATCATCCTCCTGCCCCTCCAACTACACTGTGGAACCCAGCCTCCCTCGTCGACACCCCCACAGACTCGCGCAGAAAACTCAACCCTCCTACACCGCCAAGTCGGCCACCTCCAGGACTGACCAGAGCCGACAGGCCCCCCCTGAGCTGGGGGGAGAATCTGGAAGAAGGAGGCAGGGGGAGAGGGGAAGGCACAGAGAGATACACCTCACTGAGGGGAGCTAGTTTACAAGAAGCAGGTTCCTGGAACAAGGCAGAGCAGGACAGAGCCATCCAGAGCCTCTATCACCGGCATCACGTCAATAACCTCCACCAGAGGTCCTGTGTGCCTCCGTCTATTTCCGGTACCTACACTGACCTGGTGGGACGGTGTCAGGCAGCCTCTCCGTCTCCGGCGAGGGAGCAACAGGGCCAGCCGCCCGACAGCATGCTGGTTTATGACGAGGTTCTCCAGCAGCACCGCCGGCTGCTCAGCAAACTGGAcctggaggagaagaggaggagggaggccAGACAGGGAG GTTATTACTATGACCTGGATGAGTCATATGATGAGAGTGACGAGGAGGAGGTGAAAGCCCATTTGAGGAGAGTGACGAAACAGCCCCCACTCCAACTGGATACATCCTCCGAG AAAGTGGATTTCCTGCGTGTGTGTGGTCTGACCACAGTGGCCCATCGCGATGAGCTTCTAGCgcgaaagaggaggaagaggaggaggatgatgagAGAGCGCAGCGTCTCTCCGCCGGCTGTGCGGGGCAAGAGAAAGGCCTCTTCACCTCCAACACCTACAACTCCCTTAACTACGCCGTACTCTGCCGAGCAGATGGACAGCACCGCCGAACTGGATGAGAAAAAAGACTTTCTCCTTATGTTCAACCTCTCCCATGTCAGCCCACAGCAGAGGAGAG ATAAGGACAGGACAGAAAAGCTGCTGAGGGCCATTCAGAGGAAGACTGTGACATTAGACACACTCAGATATAATCCCTTACCTCCGTGTAGCAGTCCTCCTGCTCCCTCAACTg GTGACTCCTCAGCCCCTCTGCCCAGTCAACCAAATGGACATCTGTACCCAGACTCTCccagcccctcccctccctaCTTACACAAACCCAAACATCTACCCCATAACGACACATTCAAACCCTCCGTGGACACCAACACTGCCTGCATTCCTCCACCCTTGGCCCCTCACCATGAAAAGGCTGAATTTATGGAGGCTCAGCCAAACGGGaggctccagggcctccaaaaCGGCGTTGTTGCTTCTCCTCAGAAAAAGGAGCCCAATCCTGTGCAGAATGGACGGAATCGGCCCTGGGAGAGGTTCACACCTGAGGCCTTTGCTCAGCACTTCCACCAGGCCGTGCTGCagtccacacacaacacactgcaGAACAAAG GAGTTTCAAATTGTGTCCCTGAGGCCGGCATGAAGGCCGACCGCTCGTTGCTTCACAACGTCACTCAACTGAAAAGTTCCCCTCTGAACCATGCCCCTCAGCATGCACACGTCAACGGCCATCACTTCCATTCCCTTGTAGCCAGCAGGGACACTCTGGGACCGCGGGAAAACCTGTCTgatgaggacgaggaggagtctggtcaggaggaggaagaggaggaggagatggaagaAAATCCAAGGAAGTGGCAGGGTATCGAAGCTATTTTTGAGGCCTACCAGGAGTATGTGGATG AATGGAGTATAGAGAGGCAGGTTCTTCACGGGCAATGTAAAAGACTTGAAGCACAGAATTACAATCTGACCAGAACTGCAgagcagctctctctcactatgGGG GAGCTGGTGAGTCAGAGGCAGAAcgtgagagaggagagggagagactgcAGGCCCAGCTCGAGCACTTCAGGAGGTGTTTGACGCTACCTAACATTCACTGGGGCAGGGGGCAAGTCAACGGGCACACGCCGAGGTGA
- the LOC120564411 gene encoding genetic suppressor element 1-like isoform X1: MPQLTKESQTFSNWIACLLLRDIKLRFVHLSKLTYFLPLSSSGMNHESKKSPPLGMISTATRTTATVSPISPLTNGNAVAQSANSGFAAALRKLAKQAEDPRGSALSGESSPVSSPATSHSSPVTTPKRGSLGPLLGQTRGHGVPSTPPVVTIAPTKTSNGLWRADGRQVESSVQGHSRERVGAENTQPQQDKRTPPHPLAHPFGLTTNSVMQDPRIQSLSLPGQMHPVVPSGAVPEEYLRALRPFATSEDLRLTSLPLSLDPAAAAHAAAAAAYYHPAYLHHPLSLPRYSLTGLPVSICPSVRHRMEESLCLSALRSQFYSVPAGGAFSPLHPSALHLHLPGGRYPGELNHTAALAERLQMENELRQREREQEREREKEREREAGLEREREREREREEERERELDRQKERQRERHQQMVRAAESHYLAELQARRAPLEDRARPGERLTPNRLDKTKDFEHPGFPAPKPLSLQPGLHSSRGSIPHPVPSLVPSHMGKHHAAAGGIHGALAAAMMTQRASEAAWLTRQRGQGQEREGPLEMGLRSPGKGAELRRDSHRTNSVHHKPGSKDLPPCLGAPPPLISPKGPHHPPAPPTTLWNPASLVDTPTDSRRKLNPPTPPSRPPPGLTRADRPPLSWGENLEEGGRGRGEGTERYTSLRGASLQEAGSWNKAEQDRAIQSLYHRHHVNNLHQRSCVPPSISGTYTDLVGRCQAASPSPAREQQGQPPDSMLVYDEVLQQHRRLLSKLDLEEKRRREARQGGYYYDLDESYDESDEEEVKAHLRRVTKQPPLQLDTSSEKVDFLRVCGLTTVAHRDELLARKRRKRRRMMRERSVSPPAVRGKRKASSPPTPTTPLTTPYSAEQMDSTAELDEKKDFLLMFNLSHVSPQQRRDKDRTEKLLRAIQRKTVTLDTLRYNPLPPCSSPPAPSTGDSSAPLPSQPNGHLYPDSPSPSPPYLHKPKHLPHNDTFKPSVDTNTACIPPPLAPHHEKAEFMEAQPNGRLQGLQNGVVASPQKKEPNPVQNGRNRPWERFTPEAFAQHFHQAVLQSTHNTLQNKGVSNCVPEAGMKADRSLLHNVTQLKSSPLNHAPQHAHVNGHHFHSLVASRDTLGPRENLSDEDEEESGQEEEEEEEMEENPRKWQGIEAIFEAYQEYVDEWSIERQVLHGQCKRLEAQNYNLTRTAEQLSLTMGELVSQRQNVREERERLQAQLEHFRRCLTLPNIHWGRGQVNGHTPR, from the exons ATGCCTCAGTTGACAAAAGAATCACAGACTTTTTCTAACTGGATTGCCTGTCTTTTATTGAGAGACATCAAGTTGCGATTTGTCCATTTATCAAAGCTCACATATttcctcccactctcctcctcaggTATGAACCATGAGTCCAAAAAATCACCACCATTAGGAATGATCTCCACAGCAACTCGCACCACGGCTACTGTCAGTCCCATCAGCCCACTAACCAATGGGAACGCAGTTGCCCAATCTGCAAACTCTGGATTCGCTGCTGCCCTGCGTAAACTGGCTAAACAGGCCGAGGATCCCAGAG GTTCTGCCCTCAGTGGTGAGTCGTCCCCAGTCTCTTCCCCGGCCACCAGCCACAGTTCGCCCGTCACCACCCCTAAGCGGGGCTCATTAGGGCCCCTCCTGGGCCAGACCAGGGGCCACGGTGTCCCCAGCACCCCTCCAGTTGTCACTATTGCCCCCACCAAGACCAGCAACGGCCTGTGGAGGGCCGACGGACGACAG GTTGAGTCGAGTGTTCAGGGACACAGTAGGGAGCGGGTGGGTGCTGAGAACACCCAGCCACAACAGGATAAGAGGACTCCGCCTCACCCCCTGGCTCACCCCTTTGGCCTCACCACCAACTCTGTCATGCAGGACCCTAGAATACAGAGCCTTAG TTTGCCTGGGCAGATGCACCCTGTGGTACCCTCGGGTGCCGTCCCAGAGGAATACCTGAGAGCGCTCCGGCCCTTCGCCACCTCAGAAGACCTACGCCTGACCTCTCTACCCCTGAGTCTGGACCCTGCCGCTGCTGCCCacgctgcagctgctgctgcttacTATCATCCTGCCTACCTGCATCACCCGCTGTCCTTACCAAG ATATAGTCTGACTGGTTTGCCTGTGtccatctgtccatctgtcCGTCACAGGATGGAGGAGTCCCTGTGTCTTTCTGCGCTGCGGTCACAGTTCTACTCTGTGCCTGCAGGGGGCGCCTTCTCTCCTCTTCACCCCTCTGCCCTCCACTTGCACCTGCCTGGAGGCCGCTACCCAGGAGAACTAAACCACACAGCAGCGCTAGCTGAgag GCTACAGATGGAGAATGAGCTCCgccagcgagagagagagcaagagcgTGAACGAGAAAAAGAAAGGGAGCGCGAGGCAGGGCTGGAACGAGAgcgggagagggagagagagagggaagaggagcGGGAGAGAGAGCTGgacagacagaaggagaggcagagggagagacatcAGCAGATGGTCAGAGCGGCCGAGAGCCACTACCTGGCTGAGCTGCAGGCTCGGAGGGCACCACTGGAGGACAGGGCCAGGCCAGGGGAGAGGCTGACCCCGAACAGACTGG ATAAAACCAAGGACTTTGAGCACCCAGGTTTCCCAGCACCCAAACCTCTGTCACTGCAGCCTGGCCTTCACTCCTCCAGGGGCTCTATCCCACATCCTGTGCCCAGCCTGGTGCCTTCTCACATGGGGAAGCATCATGCTGCTGCTGGGGGGATCCATGGAGCTCTGGCAGCTGCCATGATGACTCAGAGGGCCAGCGAGGCGGCGTGGTTAACACGACAACGGGGGCAAGGGCAGGAGAGGGAGGGTCCGCTCGAGATGGGCCTCAGGTCACCTGGGAAAGGGGCGGAGCTAAGGAGAGACAGTCACAG AACCAATTCAGTCCATCACAAGCCAGGCAGCAAAGATCTACCTCCATGCCTCGGTGCTCCACCTCCCCTTATCTCCCCTAAAGGTCCCCATCATCCTCCTGCCCCTCCAACTACACTGTGGAACCCAGCCTCCCTCGTCGACACCCCCACAGACTCGCGCAGAAAACTCAACCCTCCTACACCGCCAAGTCGGCCACCTCCAGGACTGACCAGAGCCGACAGGCCCCCCCTGAGCTGGGGGGAGAATCTGGAAGAAGGAGGCAGGGGGAGAGGGGAAGGCACAGAGAGATACACCTCACTGAGGGGAGCTAGTTTACAAGAAGCAGGTTCCTGGAACAAGGCAGAGCAGGACAGAGCCATCCAGAGCCTCTATCACCGGCATCACGTCAATAACCTCCACCAGAGGTCCTGTGTGCCTCCGTCTATTTCCGGTACCTACACTGACCTGGTGGGACGGTGTCAGGCAGCCTCTCCGTCTCCGGCGAGGGAGCAACAGGGCCAGCCGCCCGACAGCATGCTGGTTTATGACGAGGTTCTCCAGCAGCACCGCCGGCTGCTCAGCAAACTGGAcctggaggagaagaggaggagggaggccAGACAGGGAG GTTATTACTATGACCTGGATGAGTCATATGATGAGAGTGACGAGGAGGAGGTGAAAGCCCATTTGAGGAGAGTGACGAAACAGCCCCCACTCCAACTGGATACATCCTCCGAG AAAGTGGATTTCCTGCGTGTGTGTGGTCTGACCACAGTGGCCCATCGCGATGAGCTTCTAGCgcgaaagaggaggaagaggaggaggatgatgagAGAGCGCAGCGTCTCTCCGCCGGCTGTGCGGGGCAAGAGAAAGGCCTCTTCACCTCCAACACCTACAACTCCCTTAACTACGCCGTACTCTGCCGAGCAGATGGACAGCACCGCCGAACTGGATGAGAAAAAAGACTTTCTCCTTATGTTCAACCTCTCCCATGTCAGCCCACAGCAGAGGAGAG ATAAGGACAGGACAGAAAAGCTGCTGAGGGCCATTCAGAGGAAGACTGTGACATTAGACACACTCAGATATAATCCCTTACCTCCGTGTAGCAGTCCTCCTGCTCCCTCAACTg GTGACTCCTCAGCCCCTCTGCCCAGTCAACCAAATGGACATCTGTACCCAGACTCTCccagcccctcccctccctaCTTACACAAACCCAAACATCTACCCCATAACGACACATTCAAACCCTCCGTGGACACCAACACTGCCTGCATTCCTCCACCCTTGGCCCCTCACCATGAAAAGGCTGAATTTATGGAGGCTCAGCCAAACGGGaggctccagggcctccaaaaCGGCGTTGTTGCTTCTCCTCAGAAAAAGGAGCCCAATCCTGTGCAGAATGGACGGAATCGGCCCTGGGAGAGGTTCACACCTGAGGCCTTTGCTCAGCACTTCCACCAGGCCGTGCTGCagtccacacacaacacactgcaGAACAAAG GAGTTTCAAATTGTGTCCCTGAGGCCGGCATGAAGGCCGACCGCTCGTTGCTTCACAACGTCACTCAACTGAAAAGTTCCCCTCTGAACCATGCCCCTCAGCATGCACACGTCAACGGCCATCACTTCCATTCCCTTGTAGCCAGCAGGGACACTCTGGGACCGCGGGAAAACCTGTCTgatgaggacgaggaggagtctggtcaggaggaggaagaggaggaggagatggaagaAAATCCAAGGAAGTGGCAGGGTATCGAAGCTATTTTTGAGGCCTACCAGGAGTATGTGGATG AATGGAGTATAGAGAGGCAGGTTCTTCACGGGCAATGTAAAAGACTTGAAGCACAGAATTACAATCTGACCAGAACTGCAgagcagctctctctcactatgGGG GAGCTGGTGAGTCAGAGGCAGAAcgtgagagaggagagggagagactgcAGGCCCAGCTCGAGCACTTCAGGAGGTGTTTGACGCTACCTAACATTCACTGGGGCAGGGGGCAAGTCAACGGGCACACGCCGAGGTGA
- the LOC120564411 gene encoding genetic suppressor element 1-like isoform X2, which translates to MPQLTKESQTFSNWIACLLLRDIKLRFVHLSKLTYFLPLSSSGMNHESKKSPPLGMISTATRTTATVSPISPLTNGNAVAQSANSGFAAALRKLAKQAEDPRGSALSGESSPVSSPATSHSSPVTTPKRGSLGPLLGQTRGHGVPSTPPVVTIAPTKTSNGLWRADGRQVESSVQGHSRERVGAENTQPQQDKRTPPHPLAHPFGLTTNSVMQDPRIQSLSLPGQMHPVVPSGAVPEEYLRALRPFATSEDLRLTSLPLSLDPAAAAHAAAAAAYYHPAYLHHPLSLPRMEESLCLSALRSQFYSVPAGGAFSPLHPSALHLHLPGGRYPGELNHTAALAERLQMENELRQREREQEREREKEREREAGLEREREREREREEERERELDRQKERQRERHQQMVRAAESHYLAELQARRAPLEDRARPGERLTPNRLDKTKDFEHPGFPAPKPLSLQPGLHSSRGSIPHPVPSLVPSHMGKHHAAAGGIHGALAAAMMTQRASEAAWLTRQRGQGQEREGPLEMGLRSPGKGAELRRDSHRTNSVHHKPGSKDLPPCLGAPPPLISPKGPHHPPAPPTTLWNPASLVDTPTDSRRKLNPPTPPSRPPPGLTRADRPPLSWGENLEEGGRGRGEGTERYTSLRGASLQEAGSWNKAEQDRAIQSLYHRHHVNNLHQRSCVPPSISGTYTDLVGRCQAASPSPAREQQGQPPDSMLVYDEVLQQHRRLLSKLDLEEKRRREARQGGYYYDLDESYDESDEEEVKAHLRRVTKQPPLQLDTSSEKVDFLRVCGLTTVAHRDELLARKRRKRRRMMRERSVSPPAVRGKRKASSPPTPTTPLTTPYSAEQMDSTAELDEKKDFLLMFNLSHVSPQQRRDKDRTEKLLRAIQRKTVTLDTLRYNPLPPCSSPPAPSTGDSSAPLPSQPNGHLYPDSPSPSPPYLHKPKHLPHNDTFKPSVDTNTACIPPPLAPHHEKAEFMEAQPNGRLQGLQNGVVASPQKKEPNPVQNGRNRPWERFTPEAFAQHFHQAVLQSTHNTLQNKGVSNCVPEAGMKADRSLLHNVTQLKSSPLNHAPQHAHVNGHHFHSLVASRDTLGPRENLSDEDEEESGQEEEEEEEMEENPRKWQGIEAIFEAYQEYVDEWSIERQVLHGQCKRLEAQNYNLTRTAEQLSLTMGELVSQRQNVREERERLQAQLEHFRRCLTLPNIHWGRGQVNGHTPR; encoded by the exons ATGCCTCAGTTGACAAAAGAATCACAGACTTTTTCTAACTGGATTGCCTGTCTTTTATTGAGAGACATCAAGTTGCGATTTGTCCATTTATCAAAGCTCACATATttcctcccactctcctcctcaggTATGAACCATGAGTCCAAAAAATCACCACCATTAGGAATGATCTCCACAGCAACTCGCACCACGGCTACTGTCAGTCCCATCAGCCCACTAACCAATGGGAACGCAGTTGCCCAATCTGCAAACTCTGGATTCGCTGCTGCCCTGCGTAAACTGGCTAAACAGGCCGAGGATCCCAGAG GTTCTGCCCTCAGTGGTGAGTCGTCCCCAGTCTCTTCCCCGGCCACCAGCCACAGTTCGCCCGTCACCACCCCTAAGCGGGGCTCATTAGGGCCCCTCCTGGGCCAGACCAGGGGCCACGGTGTCCCCAGCACCCCTCCAGTTGTCACTATTGCCCCCACCAAGACCAGCAACGGCCTGTGGAGGGCCGACGGACGACAG GTTGAGTCGAGTGTTCAGGGACACAGTAGGGAGCGGGTGGGTGCTGAGAACACCCAGCCACAACAGGATAAGAGGACTCCGCCTCACCCCCTGGCTCACCCCTTTGGCCTCACCACCAACTCTGTCATGCAGGACCCTAGAATACAGAGCCTTAG TTTGCCTGGGCAGATGCACCCTGTGGTACCCTCGGGTGCCGTCCCAGAGGAATACCTGAGAGCGCTCCGGCCCTTCGCCACCTCAGAAGACCTACGCCTGACCTCTCTACCCCTGAGTCTGGACCCTGCCGCTGCTGCCCacgctgcagctgctgctgcttacTATCATCCTGCCTACCTGCATCACCCGCTGTCCTTACCAAG GATGGAGGAGTCCCTGTGTCTTTCTGCGCTGCGGTCACAGTTCTACTCTGTGCCTGCAGGGGGCGCCTTCTCTCCTCTTCACCCCTCTGCCCTCCACTTGCACCTGCCTGGAGGCCGCTACCCAGGAGAACTAAACCACACAGCAGCGCTAGCTGAgag GCTACAGATGGAGAATGAGCTCCgccagcgagagagagagcaagagcgTGAACGAGAAAAAGAAAGGGAGCGCGAGGCAGGGCTGGAACGAGAgcgggagagggagagagagagggaagaggagcGGGAGAGAGAGCTGgacagacagaaggagaggcagagggagagacatcAGCAGATGGTCAGAGCGGCCGAGAGCCACTACCTGGCTGAGCTGCAGGCTCGGAGGGCACCACTGGAGGACAGGGCCAGGCCAGGGGAGAGGCTGACCCCGAACAGACTGG ATAAAACCAAGGACTTTGAGCACCCAGGTTTCCCAGCACCCAAACCTCTGTCACTGCAGCCTGGCCTTCACTCCTCCAGGGGCTCTATCCCACATCCTGTGCCCAGCCTGGTGCCTTCTCACATGGGGAAGCATCATGCTGCTGCTGGGGGGATCCATGGAGCTCTGGCAGCTGCCATGATGACTCAGAGGGCCAGCGAGGCGGCGTGGTTAACACGACAACGGGGGCAAGGGCAGGAGAGGGAGGGTCCGCTCGAGATGGGCCTCAGGTCACCTGGGAAAGGGGCGGAGCTAAGGAGAGACAGTCACAG AACCAATTCAGTCCATCACAAGCCAGGCAGCAAAGATCTACCTCCATGCCTCGGTGCTCCACCTCCCCTTATCTCCCCTAAAGGTCCCCATCATCCTCCTGCCCCTCCAACTACACTGTGGAACCCAGCCTCCCTCGTCGACACCCCCACAGACTCGCGCAGAAAACTCAACCCTCCTACACCGCCAAGTCGGCCACCTCCAGGACTGACCAGAGCCGACAGGCCCCCCCTGAGCTGGGGGGAGAATCTGGAAGAAGGAGGCAGGGGGAGAGGGGAAGGCACAGAGAGATACACCTCACTGAGGGGAGCTAGTTTACAAGAAGCAGGTTCCTGGAACAAGGCAGAGCAGGACAGAGCCATCCAGAGCCTCTATCACCGGCATCACGTCAATAACCTCCACCAGAGGTCCTGTGTGCCTCCGTCTATTTCCGGTACCTACACTGACCTGGTGGGACGGTGTCAGGCAGCCTCTCCGTCTCCGGCGAGGGAGCAACAGGGCCAGCCGCCCGACAGCATGCTGGTTTATGACGAGGTTCTCCAGCAGCACCGCCGGCTGCTCAGCAAACTGGAcctggaggagaagaggaggagggaggccAGACAGGGAG GTTATTACTATGACCTGGATGAGTCATATGATGAGAGTGACGAGGAGGAGGTGAAAGCCCATTTGAGGAGAGTGACGAAACAGCCCCCACTCCAACTGGATACATCCTCCGAG AAAGTGGATTTCCTGCGTGTGTGTGGTCTGACCACAGTGGCCCATCGCGATGAGCTTCTAGCgcgaaagaggaggaagaggaggaggatgatgagAGAGCGCAGCGTCTCTCCGCCGGCTGTGCGGGGCAAGAGAAAGGCCTCTTCACCTCCAACACCTACAACTCCCTTAACTACGCCGTACTCTGCCGAGCAGATGGACAGCACCGCCGAACTGGATGAGAAAAAAGACTTTCTCCTTATGTTCAACCTCTCCCATGTCAGCCCACAGCAGAGGAGAG ATAAGGACAGGACAGAAAAGCTGCTGAGGGCCATTCAGAGGAAGACTGTGACATTAGACACACTCAGATATAATCCCTTACCTCCGTGTAGCAGTCCTCCTGCTCCCTCAACTg GTGACTCCTCAGCCCCTCTGCCCAGTCAACCAAATGGACATCTGTACCCAGACTCTCccagcccctcccctccctaCTTACACAAACCCAAACATCTACCCCATAACGACACATTCAAACCCTCCGTGGACACCAACACTGCCTGCATTCCTCCACCCTTGGCCCCTCACCATGAAAAGGCTGAATTTATGGAGGCTCAGCCAAACGGGaggctccagggcctccaaaaCGGCGTTGTTGCTTCTCCTCAGAAAAAGGAGCCCAATCCTGTGCAGAATGGACGGAATCGGCCCTGGGAGAGGTTCACACCTGAGGCCTTTGCTCAGCACTTCCACCAGGCCGTGCTGCagtccacacacaacacactgcaGAACAAAG GAGTTTCAAATTGTGTCCCTGAGGCCGGCATGAAGGCCGACCGCTCGTTGCTTCACAACGTCACTCAACTGAAAAGTTCCCCTCTGAACCATGCCCCTCAGCATGCACACGTCAACGGCCATCACTTCCATTCCCTTGTAGCCAGCAGGGACACTCTGGGACCGCGGGAAAACCTGTCTgatgaggacgaggaggagtctggtcaggaggaggaagaggaggaggagatggaagaAAATCCAAGGAAGTGGCAGGGTATCGAAGCTATTTTTGAGGCCTACCAGGAGTATGTGGATG AATGGAGTATAGAGAGGCAGGTTCTTCACGGGCAATGTAAAAGACTTGAAGCACAGAATTACAATCTGACCAGAACTGCAgagcagctctctctcactatgGGG GAGCTGGTGAGTCAGAGGCAGAAcgtgagagaggagagggagagactgcAGGCCCAGCTCGAGCACTTCAGGAGGTGTTTGACGCTACCTAACATTCACTGGGGCAGGGGGCAAGTCAACGGGCACACGCCGAGGTGA